DNA from Mobula hypostoma chromosome 4, sMobHyp1.1, whole genome shotgun sequence:
gattagcgtgcaaacttaaagcacacggtattggaggtaaggtattggtgtgggtggagaattggttagcagacaggaagcaaagagtgggaataaacgggaccttttcagaatggcaggcggtgactagtggggtaccgcaaggctcagtgctgggaccccagttgtttacaatatatattaatgacttggatgagggaattaaatgcagcatctccaagtttgcggatgacacgaagctgggcggcagtgttagcagtgaggaggatgctaagaggatgcagggtgacttggataggttgggtgagtgggcaaactcatggcagatgcaatttaatgtggataaatgtgaagttatccactttggtggcaaaaataggaaaacagattattatctgaatggtggccgattaggaaaaggggaggtgcaacgagacctgggtgtcattatacaccagtcattgaaagtgggcatgcaggtacagcaggcagtgaaaaaggcgaatggtatgctggcatttatagcgagaggattcgagtacaggagcagggaggtactactgcagttgtacaaggccttggtgagaccacacctggagtattgtgtgcagttttggtcccctaatctgaggaaagacatctttgccatagagggagtacaaagaaggttcaacagattgattcctgggatggcaggactttcatatgaagaaagactggatgaactgggcttgtactcgttggaatttagaagattgaggggggatctgattgaaacgtataagatcctaaagggattggacaggctagatgcaggaagattgttcccgatgttggggaagtccagaacgaggggtcacagtttgaggatagaggggaagccttttaggaccgagattaggaaaaacttcttcacacaaagagtggtgaatctgtggaattctctgccacagcaaactgttgaggccagttcattggctatgtttaagagggagttagatatggcccttgtggctacaggggtcagggggtatggagggaaggctggggcggggttctgagttggatgatcagccatgatcataataaatggcggtgcaggctcaaagggccgaatggcctactcctgcacctattttctatgtttctatatttcattATTAGTTTGAAGAAacttgtcaccaaagactctcacaaatttctacagatgtaccatggagaacatgctaagtggttgcatcactgtctggtatgaagggacCACAttatcagaaaaagctgcagaaagttgcaaactcagccagctccatcgtggccactagcctccccagcattgagataATCTTCAAAGGCAATGCATCAAACAGGCAGTATTCGtcgttattatttttatttattgagatacagaactGAACAAGCCCCTCTGGTCCTTCAAACTGTGCCactcagcaatcccctgatttaatccgagcctaatcacaggacaatttacaatgaccaattaacctaccaatcactacatctttggactgtggaggaaaccagtgtacctggaggaaacccacacattcatggggagagaatataaactccttacaggcagcagcaggaattgaacccaggtcattggtactgtaaagcactgttcTAACTGCAACATCATTGTGCCACACCACTAAGGGCACCcatcacatgccctcttcttattgccaccatcaaggtggtgatacaggagcctgaagatacacactcattgtttcaggaacagcttcttcccctctgccatcaggtttctaaatggacaatgaacccaaacACATTACTTCACTATTTTCCCTTTTGCTCTCTACATATACTACTTGTTAATTGCTATATTTCATATTGCAATTTAGATTTTTTAACTATGTAATGCACTgcagtgctgccacaaaacagcacatttcatgacatatgctagtgatattaaacctaattctgaggATCTTAGATACTTAGAGTCTTCTATTCTGGCAAGCTGTGAAGGTAGAATCATGGAAACATGTTGAAAACCTTGCATGAAAATACAGCTAGACCAACTGATCGTtcctatttcttctgttcttttAATTTTCCTAAATCTACTATGCCAAACACTGGTTTCAAATTTTAAATGCTGCATTTATGGAAGAGAACTAAATGAACATCATGTTTTTCTCCAGCTCAAATTGCTTTCAATGATTTCTACCTTACTCCAACTTAGGGTTGAAATAAAAATGTACCTACATTGGGGACAATTTATTCTAATCTTGCAATAAGCAATTTATCAAGTAGCTTAGTTACTGCAGCAACAGGTTACACTACCGATTGATCTACAACTGGTATTTCTGAAGCTTAATTTGTTAACATTTCACCAAAGGTGGAGTAGCAATGATCCATTCTTCCTAATCAATACAGGTTTCACTCTGATTTTAATTTGTATATCATTTTAAGGGAATCACAAAGATGGGCGGTTCACAATTGCAGCAACATAAATATTTATTGACAAGgcacattttccctctcagtacaaaGCATACATTTTATTTTGAAAGTAGTATTGGTGAAATCCAGTGTGGACCTTGCTTCATCTTGTTCCTTTGCTGGCTTGCATCTTTCAAGTAATTTGTTTTTGGTCCTAATCTTCACACTATAAAACAAAAAGTACAACATTATTGTTGGTCATAAGTTTAGGCTGGAAATTGTTGATGCTCGTGTTGTTctactgaacattgtggacaCAGTGCTGATATCAGAATGTGCGCTTGTgcgctgcacccagcacatccttaaatgtactgttaacacaaacaacagttTGCTGtacatttcgatgtacatgtgataaatcttCACCACAACCATTTCGAGATTAAGCTGTTTTACAAACAAGCATGACTATATTTCACAAATATTTTGAATCAGTGATTATTTTTCATAAATGTGATTCATTACCTGTTAAATGTTAAGATTGCGATTTTACATCACTCTAGTTTCTTGGGATTGTTTACAGCAACATAATGGTACAGGACAACTAGGAGGAATAAAGACACTCCTAGCATGTTGGCAAAGATTGCCAGCTGTACGTCTGTGATCAtcctaaaagaaaaataaaaaaatacattaGAAAAAATGTGAAGAGCACAGCTGTTGTGCAAAGTAAACTATTGTGGAATTGATGAACCTGAGCAATTCTGGAACCCATCAATAGATAATTCCAGATTCCAATCACAAAATATTTATCCATCAGTAATGCGAAGTgaagcttattgtcatttaactacatacatgttacaaaaccatataatgtatataaaaaCAAGacgtttctccgaaccagggcATAAAGCACAGTATTACAcctaacacacaataacttatgaaggatAAAACCTACAAACTCTGATGCAGTCTgtgttattttacaacattgaatcacagtggatttaatttggcttcttttaacactgatcaacacaAAAAGACTTGTGTAAAAATGAAAATAGATCTCTGTGAAGAGATCTAAATTACAAATatacaacacaaaataatttattgcataagtattcacactaaatcactggtgcagtcagtcagtttcagaagtcacatagttaattaaatggagatcaccatgtgcagtcaaggtgtttcaattgattgtagtaaaaatccacctgtatctggaaggaacAACTGCTGGTAAGTCAGTATCTTGGtgaaaactacaccatgaagacaaaagaatactccaagcaactccatgaaaaggttattgaagtCAGGACATAGATACAAGATTTCGAAGAcagtgaatatcccttggagtacagttaagtcaatcatcaaatggaaagaatatggcacagctggaCAGCAGGACtacctcaaaaactgagtaactgtggaagaaggggactagtgagggaggccaccagagacctatgacaactctggaggagttacaagcttcagtgctaagatgggagagactgcgcataaaCTGTTGCGTGGGTGCTTCACTAGTCGCagctttagatagatagatatactttattaatctcgagggaaatttggttttgttacagccgcaccaaccaagaatagagtgtaaatatagcaatacaaaaaaccccaacaatcaaacaccaaaatgcaaactatgccagatagaaaataagtccaggaccagtctattggctcagggtgtctgaccctccacgggaggagctgcacgttcgatgaccacaggcaggaatgacctcccgtgccgcccagtgttgtatcatggtggaatgtggccgaagtccaacagtagaaagttcaatatccggtctacaaacacgttccttgatcgtaatatgacctggattgcaccatctgttgttaaccagatcagtaagcacccaactcctttacgcttaccgctctcagtgcacctcCGGTCACTTCCACTCACATGAagtcttggctagagtttgccagaaggcatgtgggacactctgaagtcagctggaaggaggttctatggtctgatgaaagcaaaattgagctttttggctatcagactaaacactatgtttggcataagccaaacacccgACTTCAACAAAATATGCCATCCCTgctatgaagcatggtggtggctacatcatgttgtggggatgcttcactgcagcaggccccggaaggcttgtaaaggtagagggtaaaataaatgcaacaaaatacagggaat
Protein-coding regions in this window:
- the ost4 gene encoding dolichyl-diphosphooligosaccharide--protein glycosyltransferase subunit 4; translated protein: MITDVQLAIFANMLGVSLFLLVVLYHYVAVNNPKKLE